A single Anopheles funestus chromosome 2RL, idAnoFuneDA-416_04, whole genome shotgun sequence DNA region contains:
- the LOC125774808 gene encoding aprataxin-like, whose translation MASQAWTDGLIHAINNKGKQLFVSDLAVVIKDKYPKALHHFLVLPWKDIDSVYDLSAGDTVLLQHMYDLGLKAVGTSGLAADRFDYGYHMKPSMRRLHLHIISKDYHSPCLSHRYHWNAFNTEFLIKHEYVVEKLHEKGGIDRPSMQYIMQLLETPLRCNQCSFRPKKFTDLKLHLQQHVESECGSTAS comes from the exons ATGGCATCACAAGCTTGGACCGACGGGCTAATTCATGCAATAAACAACAAAGGAAAGCAATTGTTCGTTTCTGATCTAGCCGTAGTCATCAAAGATAAATATCCTAAGGCTCTTCATCACTTCCTCGTACTTCCCTGGAAGGACATCGATTCCGTTTATGAT CTTTCCGCAGGAGACACCGTATTGTTGCAACATATGTACGACCTAGGGCTGAAAGCCGTCGGGACAAGTGGATTGGCAGCTGATCGGTTTGATTACGGCTATCATATGAAACCTTCAATGAGGCGCTTACATTTACACATCATCTCGAAGGATTACCATTCGCCTTGTCTTTCCCATCGATACCATTGGAACGCATTTAATACGGAGTTTCTAATCAAGCACGAAT ATGTGGTAGAAAAACTGCACGAAAAGGGAGGTATAGATCGGCCTTCCATGCAGTACATTATGCAGCTTCTTGAAACACCATTGCGTTGCAATCAGTGTTCGTTTCGGCCGAAAAAATTCACCGACCTCAAGCTACATTTACAGCAACACGTGGAATCTGAATGCGGCAGTACAGCCAGCTGA